In one Arthrobacter sp. TMP15 genomic region, the following are encoded:
- a CDS encoding MFS transporter, which translates to MNFAAYRDVLVIRDVRRLLLVAMIARIPHAAAGVLLSLHVVETMKLSYASAGLVAAAITIGIAVGAPWRGRLVDIHGLRRALVPSVIAEITVWSVAPFLNFQLLIVAAVIGGLFAVPIFSVVRQALGVMVPPKHRRTAYALDSMGGEITFMIGPAAGVLLATTTHTVVGLVIIGVSASLAGLFLMWLNPPTRTGQRGAYVAVADAPNQPLEPVEDQHELELDGKNVLTRLWLRSRYNLRWLNVAVLAILGTSLGAGLVLAGTNVGMVATMRYNDRVGELGIVFFFWCGASIVGAIIYGALKRSINPLWLLMAMAILIIPMGFATNAWTLGLLSILPGLLCAPVLTSSAEHIADLVSERRRGEAMGWYGSSMTIGSAMGAPFAGVMIDKIAPWAGFAIVGLICGALAIVGLIAMGIWQRRPSKLAIALLDDTPALPSVQQTLDDAI; encoded by the coding sequence GTGAATTTTGCCGCGTATCGAGATGTTCTGGTGATCCGGGATGTGCGTAGGCTGCTTTTAGTGGCCATGATCGCACGTATTCCCCATGCCGCAGCAGGCGTGTTGCTGTCCCTGCATGTCGTTGAAACCATGAAGCTCAGTTATGCCTCAGCAGGTCTGGTCGCCGCGGCAATCACCATCGGTATCGCGGTTGGGGCACCGTGGCGAGGCCGGCTTGTGGACATCCACGGACTGCGTCGAGCCCTTGTGCCCTCAGTTATTGCTGAAATTACTGTGTGGAGCGTTGCACCATTTTTGAATTTCCAACTGCTAATCGTTGCGGCAGTGATAGGTGGGCTTTTCGCTGTGCCCATCTTCTCAGTGGTGCGCCAAGCCTTGGGTGTTATGGTTCCTCCGAAACACCGCCGAACCGCTTATGCACTGGATTCAATGGGTGGAGAGATTACTTTCATGATTGGTCCAGCCGCTGGTGTTTTGCTCGCAACGACCACGCACACTGTTGTAGGGCTGGTCATCATTGGGGTGAGTGCGTCCTTGGCTGGGCTGTTTCTCATGTGGCTAAACCCGCCTACTCGAACAGGGCAAAGAGGGGCTTACGTGGCCGTAGCTGATGCTCCAAATCAGCCTCTTGAACCAGTGGAAGATCAGCACGAGTTGGAACTGGATGGAAAGAATGTCTTAACGCGCTTATGGCTCAGATCTAGATATAACCTGCGCTGGCTTAACGTTGCAGTACTTGCGATTCTTGGCACGTCACTGGGCGCTGGACTCGTCCTAGCCGGCACGAACGTGGGCATGGTTGCCACGATGCGCTATAACGATCGGGTGGGTGAGCTTGGAATTGTCTTCTTCTTCTGGTGTGGTGCATCCATCGTTGGCGCCATTATCTACGGAGCATTGAAGCGTTCAATCAATCCGCTGTGGCTGCTGATGGCCATGGCTATCTTGATTATTCCGATGGGTTTTGCCACCAACGCGTGGACACTGGGTCTGCTCTCCATTCTGCCAGGATTGCTCTGCGCACCTGTCCTGACATCAAGTGCCGAGCATATTGCTGATCTAGTATCCGAAAGGCGCCGAGGAGAGGCTATGGGGTGGTACGGCTCCTCCATGACTATTGGGAGTGCCATGGGTGCACCTTTTGCCGGGGTCATGATTGACAAGATCGCACCGTGGGCAGGCTTTGCGATCGTGGGCCTGATCTGCGGCGCCTTAGCGATAGTAGGCCTGATAGCCATGGGTATCTGGCAACGGCGGCCATCAAAATTGGCTATTGCACTCCTTGACGACACCCCGGCTCTACCCTCAGTCCAACAGACTCTTGACGATGCGATTTAG
- a CDS encoding MFS transporter, translating to MSTTIKMPEAVSEPTTRHKRRTTLIVIYLALGGLAFAALQSLVAPALSTIGRELNATTGDVSWILTAYLLSASVLTPILGRLGDMVGKRRILIAVLALLLAGTVMAALAPNLGVLIIARALQGAAGAVMPLSIGIVRDELPKEKVGVTIGLLSAIFGVGAGVGILAAGPIVEHLSWPWLFWLPGALVVIALIGVIFGMPESPVRKPGRLDVLGAFFLSAALVFLLLAVSKGQTWGWGSGSTVALFLLGAIALGVFVVVELRVSEPLMDIRLFKLRGVWTANAIGVVVGFAMFAAFVLVPTLLQLPSATGYGFGKSVTEAGLFLMPTVLMMVVCGPLAGILVNKVGARSPLFISALLVTAAFTLPAISHGQIWQIVVSGLLTGAGIGLAFATMSNAIVESVPAAQTGEAISVNTIARTIGSSIGTAVVAALISSHSTPQGLPLDSAFTIGFWACAGVAALAIIAALAAPKKSKRRQQSPPLLTKNFNKAQ from the coding sequence ATGTCCACCACGATTAAAATGCCGGAAGCGGTCTCCGAACCCACAACGCGGCACAAACGCCGCACCACGCTCATCGTTATCTATCTAGCATTGGGCGGACTAGCCTTTGCGGCACTACAATCCCTGGTCGCTCCAGCGTTGTCAACCATCGGTCGAGAGCTGAACGCAACAACTGGCGACGTCAGCTGGATTCTCACCGCGTACCTGCTCTCCGCTTCCGTGTTGACTCCAATTCTGGGACGCCTCGGCGACATGGTCGGAAAACGTCGCATCCTCATTGCCGTTCTCGCACTTCTTCTGGCGGGCACCGTTATGGCCGCACTGGCCCCGAATCTGGGTGTACTGATCATCGCACGGGCACTCCAGGGCGCGGCCGGTGCCGTCATGCCACTGTCGATCGGTATTGTTCGCGATGAGCTTCCAAAGGAAAAAGTCGGCGTAACCATCGGCTTGCTTTCGGCAATTTTCGGAGTCGGCGCAGGCGTCGGCATTCTCGCTGCAGGTCCCATCGTTGAGCACCTCTCCTGGCCGTGGCTGTTCTGGCTCCCCGGGGCACTAGTGGTCATCGCCCTGATTGGCGTCATCTTCGGCATGCCGGAATCCCCGGTACGCAAACCCGGACGCCTCGATGTGCTCGGCGCCTTCTTCCTGTCTGCCGCACTGGTGTTCTTGCTTCTGGCTGTCAGTAAAGGCCAAACCTGGGGCTGGGGCTCCGGCAGTACCGTGGCACTATTCCTCCTTGGTGCGATTGCTCTTGGGGTGTTCGTCGTCGTTGAATTACGAGTCTCGGAACCACTAATGGACATCCGCCTGTTCAAGCTTCGTGGTGTTTGGACGGCAAATGCCATTGGCGTCGTCGTCGGCTTCGCGATGTTCGCCGCCTTTGTCCTAGTACCGACCCTCCTCCAGCTGCCTTCCGCGACCGGTTACGGATTCGGCAAATCCGTAACCGAAGCAGGCTTATTCCTGATGCCCACCGTCTTGATGATGGTTGTCTGCGGACCCCTTGCCGGAATACTCGTGAATAAGGTTGGCGCGAGGAGTCCGCTGTTCATCAGCGCACTCCTTGTTACAGCCGCATTCACCCTCCCTGCCATTTCACACGGACAAATCTGGCAAATTGTCGTCTCCGGTCTACTCACCGGCGCCGGGATCGGTCTCGCCTTCGCAACCATGTCAAACGCCATCGTTGAAAGCGTCCCAGCAGCCCAGACCGGCGAAGCCATAAGCGTCAACACCATCGCACGCACCATCGGTAGCAGTATAGGTACTGCCGTGGTCGCAGCCTTAATCTCCTCGCACAGCACCCCGCAAGGCCTCCCCTTGGATTCTGCCTTCACGATCGGCTTCTGGGCTTGCGCAGGCGTTGCCGCCCTAGCGATCATTGCAGCCTTGGCAGCACCAAAGAAATCAAAGCGCCGTCAACAATCACCTCCCCTCCTAACAAAAAATTTCAACAAAGCGCAGTAG
- a CDS encoding Hpt domain-containing protein, whose protein sequence is MDPERVSLFCPEVLQSLQEFLGGEKSLCSHFVLLYIDMWPGRFKRIYDAVKAGHREDAMDAALSLRTASAMVGAQRLSELTTEIIHLLDSGKPTAAIKTLETLQLCGTQTMTKLKIAYLTLDHSK, encoded by the coding sequence ATGGATCCTGAACGTGTGTCGCTGTTTTGTCCCGAAGTTCTACAGTCACTTCAAGAGTTCCTTGGCGGTGAAAAGTCTCTCTGTTCTCACTTTGTGTTGCTATACATTGATATGTGGCCAGGCCGTTTTAAACGCATCTACGATGCTGTGAAGGCCGGCCACCGTGAGGACGCCATGGATGCGGCACTGAGTCTGCGCACCGCCAGTGCCATGGTCGGAGCACAGCGCCTGAGCGAACTGACGACAGAGATCATCCACCTTCTTGACAGCGGAAAGCCCACCGCGGCAATCAAGACACTCGAAACGTTGCAGTTGTGTGGCACACAAACCATGACCAAACTGAAAATCGCCTACCTCACCCTTGACCACTCAAAATGA
- a CDS encoding class F sortase, whose protein sequence is MASTESSPISVSATSIRSAIRSSAAPQKNPATPKTIALSPTSTAQEKLPGIAGPSDAQKPNTEVAIPLHISYPTIGMDQSVLALYPTDAETLSGSIVPPPTLEAYWLTNYGSPGPVSTNTTYIVGHSWEGRGSPFNNISSQAKLGDRFIVTTTAGNLTFVVEKITTETKDTLRQSYIWDIVPGRLIIITCFTEDLWGKNIVLQASTIG, encoded by the coding sequence ATGGCATCGACCGAGAGCAGTCCAATCAGCGTTTCTGCTACCTCAATACGGTCCGCGATAAGGAGCTCTGCGGCCCCCCAAAAAAATCCTGCCACCCCCAAGACCATTGCGCTTTCACCAACGTCCACAGCTCAGGAGAAACTACCTGGAATCGCGGGTCCGTCCGATGCGCAAAAGCCCAATACCGAAGTAGCGATACCTCTCCACATCAGCTACCCCACTATCGGAATGGATCAGAGCGTACTAGCGCTCTATCCAACGGACGCCGAAACACTCAGCGGATCCATCGTGCCGCCTCCAACACTTGAGGCTTACTGGCTGACAAATTACGGGTCGCCGGGTCCAGTATCAACAAATACCACATACATCGTAGGTCACAGCTGGGAAGGCCGCGGTTCGCCCTTTAACAACATCAGCAGTCAGGCCAAGCTAGGCGATCGGTTCATCGTGACTACAACGGCGGGAAATTTGACCTTTGTGGTCGAGAAAATAACCACAGAAACTAAGGACACTCTGCGACAAAGCTACATTTGGGACATTGTCCCCGGTCGACTAATTATCATTACCTGCTTCACTGAAGATCTGTGGGGGAAAAACATCGTCCTTCAAGCGAGCACCATTGGTTGA
- a CDS encoding ice-binding family protein produces MNHSSARKSSKHLQPQATHARRRTLVTFIGAIAAVILASPLVFLGPVLAATPVDLGTAAEYSVLGGTTVTNTGPSVLQGSLGVSPGTAITGFPPGIVGGASHAGDAQALQAQSDVIIAYNATASQALTESVAGDLVGRTLPEGVYNSTGPLALSGTLTLDGQGDPSSVFIFQIASTLITASASNIILTNSAQACNVYWQVGSSATLGTDSTFKGTIMALTSISVTTGAVLEGRALARNGQVSLDNNVFTTPGCDLVMPTVTPTATDTPTPTTTAIATDTPTATVAPTTTPTATSTQTVTVTATTTPTSTITSVTPEATVTDSSTTNGAGNGAGRNNGVNVDTAAAVSHLNASGPIAGTIIAGLVGLAGVFWLRLQGRRKH; encoded by the coding sequence ATGAATCACAGCTCAGCGCGAAAATCTTCCAAGCATCTACAGCCACAGGCAACTCATGCTCGGCGCCGAACTCTCGTAACCTTTATAGGTGCAATTGCTGCTGTCATTCTTGCCTCTCCGTTGGTCTTTCTCGGGCCAGTCCTTGCCGCGACTCCAGTAGATCTTGGTACCGCGGCGGAGTACTCAGTCCTTGGCGGGACAACTGTGACCAATACCGGCCCATCAGTGCTACAGGGCAGCCTAGGTGTAAGCCCCGGAACCGCTATTACAGGTTTCCCACCGGGAATAGTGGGCGGGGCATCCCATGCCGGCGACGCGCAAGCGCTTCAGGCACAGTCAGATGTGATTATTGCTTATAACGCTACTGCTAGTCAGGCATTGACCGAGAGCGTAGCCGGTGACTTAGTAGGACGTACCTTGCCGGAAGGAGTTTACAATTCGACGGGTCCTCTGGCCCTGAGTGGAACTCTTACACTGGACGGACAAGGTGATCCCAGCTCAGTCTTCATTTTTCAGATCGCATCAACGCTAATCACAGCTTCAGCAAGCAACATCATTCTCACCAACAGTGCCCAAGCATGCAACGTCTATTGGCAAGTCGGAAGCTCTGCAACGTTAGGCACTGATTCCACGTTCAAGGGCACCATTATGGCTTTAACGTCCATCTCTGTAACCACTGGTGCCGTGCTGGAAGGACGTGCACTTGCCCGCAATGGTCAGGTCTCTCTGGACAACAACGTTTTCACTACCCCCGGTTGTGACCTCGTAATGCCAACTGTCACTCCAACCGCGACGGACACCCCAACACCGACAACCACTGCGATCGCGACGGACACCCCAACAGCAACAGTCGCACCTACAACTACTCCGACTGCTACAAGCACGCAGACGGTGACTGTGACAGCAACCACTACGCCCACATCAACAATCACATCCGTGACACCTGAAGCTACAGTGACTGATTCATCTACGACTAATGGAGCAGGCAACGGGGCAGGCCGAAACAACGGTGTAAATGTTGACACTGCCGCAGCCGTGAGTCATTTAAACGCGAGCGGCCCGATAGCCGGCACGATAATAGCCGGATTAGTCGGGCTCGCTGGCGTCTTCTGGTTGCGGCTACAGGGACGGCGAAAGCACTAG
- a CDS encoding TetR family transcriptional regulator — MSPYPATSPTTSNESVPVRPRDAVNTRALLLHAARRRFARDGYAGTTVRDIASDAGVNVALINRYFTSKEGLFEACLIRAAEELERPDPGESSIEDVVQSIVSQVANTPSGEDPYQLLLLLRSSGDEKAEHIQQKTLRYFSEQMASIAGWQPDGTGGDQLLLRAQIALSTALGVALLRSSAALEPIASATAKELTAALGDVFNLLLSPPSING, encoded by the coding sequence ATGTCACCGTACCCGGCTACGAGCCCTACCACCTCGAATGAATCCGTCCCGGTGCGACCCCGCGACGCTGTTAACACCAGAGCGTTACTGCTTCATGCTGCCCGACGGCGCTTCGCCCGTGATGGATACGCAGGCACGACGGTTCGTGATATTGCTTCGGATGCAGGAGTGAACGTAGCGTTAATCAACCGATACTTCACCTCTAAGGAGGGTCTTTTTGAGGCCTGCTTGATCCGGGCCGCCGAGGAACTTGAACGACCTGACCCCGGAGAGTCGTCGATCGAGGACGTGGTGCAGAGCATAGTTAGCCAAGTGGCGAACACGCCCAGCGGAGAAGATCCATATCAGCTCCTTTTGTTGTTGCGCTCCTCAGGGGATGAAAAGGCTGAACATATCCAGCAGAAGACGCTGCGCTACTTCTCAGAACAAATGGCCTCCATCGCAGGATGGCAGCCTGATGGTACCGGTGGTGACCAGCTACTGCTGCGCGCGCAGATAGCACTGTCCACTGCATTGGGTGTGGCTTTGCTTCGGTCCTCTGCAGCATTGGAACCTATCGCCTCGGCAACCGCAAAAGAACTCACCGCCGCCCTCGGTGACGTTTTTAACTTGCTATTATCGCCCCCTAGCATCAACGGATAA